The Salvelinus namaycush isolate Seneca chromosome 16, SaNama_1.0, whole genome shotgun sequence genome has a segment encoding these proteins:
- the wnt1 gene encoding protein Wnt-1, with protein MRILTLLLGVKAACILLVSSLPGTGAVNNSGRWWGIVNVASSANLLTNSKNVQLVLDPSLALLSRRQRRLIRQNPGILHAIAAGLHTAIQECKWQFRNRRWNCPTTHSPAIFGKIVNRGCRETAFVFAITSAGVTHAVARSCSEGAIESCTCDYRRRGPGGPDWHWGGCSDNVDFGRMFSREFVDSSERGRDLRYLNNLHNNEAGRMTVSSEMRQECKCHGMSGSCVVRTCWMRLPSFRAVGDFLKDRFDGASRVVYANKGSNRASHRADPRHLEPENPAHKPPSSRDLVYFEKSPNFCSYNGKTGTHGTSERNCNSSSPALDGCELLCCGRGFKTQTEKVTERCHCTFHWCCHVSCLNCTSTQTLHQCL; from the exons ATGAGGATCCTCACACTGCTTCTGGGGGTGAAAGCCGCGTGCATCCTGCTGGTCTCCTCGCTCCCGGGCACGGGAGCAGTCAACAATAGCGGCCGGtggtg GGGGATTGTGAATGTGGCCTCCTCTGCCAACCTCCTCACCAACTCCAAGAATGTCCAGTTGGTCCTGGACCCTAGCTTGGCCCTGCTGAGCCGTCGCCAGCGCCGCCTCATCCGCCAGAACCCGGGGATCCTCCACGCTATCGCAGCCGGCCTGCATACTGCCATCCAGGAGTGCAAATGGCAGTTCAGGAACCGCCGCTGGAACTGCCCGACCACCCACAGCCCGGCAATATTTGGCAAAATCGTCAACCGCG GTTGCCGAGAGACGGCATTTGTGTTTGCGATCACGAGTGCGGGGGTGACCCATGCGGTGGCTCGCTCCTGCTCTGAGGGGGCCATTGAGTCGTGCACCTGTGACTACCGTCGCCGGGGGCCTGGGGGCCCTGACTGGCACTGGGGCGGCTGCAGTGACAACGTGGACTTTGGCCGGATGTTCAGCCGGGAGTTTGTGGACTCCAGCGAAAGAGGAAGGGATCTCCGATACCTCAACAACCTACACAACAACGAGGCAGGGAGAATG ACAGTGTCGTCAGAGATGCGGCAGGAGTGTAAATGCCATGGCATGTCAGGGTCATGCGTCGTGCGTACCTGCTGGATGCGTCTACCCAGCTTCCGCGCCGTGGGGGACTTCCTGAAGGACCGCTTCGACGGAGCCTCCCGGGTCGTCTACGCCAACAAGGGCTCCAACCGCGCCTCTCACCGCGCCGACCCACGCCATCTCGAACCCGAGAACCCCGCCCACAAACCCCCATCGTCCAGAGACCTGGTCTACTTCGAGAAGTCGCCCAACTTCTGCTCCTACAACGGCAAGACGGGTACCCACGGTACCTCTGAGAGGAACTGTAACAGCTCGTCTCCGGCGCTGGACGGGTGTGAGCTCCTGTGTTGCGGTAGAGGGTTCAAGACCCAGACTGAGAAGGTCACTGAGAGGTGTCACTGTACGTTCCACTGGTGCTGCCATGTCAGCTGCCTCAACTGCACCAGCACACAGACGTTACACCAGTGCCTCTGA
- the wnt10b gene encoding protein Wnt-10b, with the protein MDISHQFRWDQVLILAATLMSPAITVLCNDILGLKVAGDPVLTPNSVCLRLAGLSKRQIRLCVQSPDVTASALQGIQVAIHECQHQLRDQRWNCSALESHSKLPHQSAILNRGFRESAFSLSLLAAGVAHSVASACSLGKLRGCGCEAKRRLDEDKIRLKLTQLQLQTLQRGGARVGMGVGGGGGAHPQEIRDVPASLRSGSTHPSSLLKPLPEDLSPLQETWEWGGCSHDARFGERFSRDWLDSRGSPRDIHARMRIHNNRVGRQLVTDNMKRKCTCHGTSGSCQFKTCWYVSPEFRLLGSLLRDKFLSAIFINSQNKNNGVFNPRVAAGNGASNGVRNGAEGGTGSGGAGSPNNGGRRRSGVSRELVYFEKSPDFCDQEPSLDSLGTQGRICNKTSHSMDSCGSLCCGRGHNILKQTRSERCHCRFHWCCYVLCEECSVTEWVNVCK; encoded by the exons ATGGATATATCACATCAATTCCGTTGGGACCAAGTCCTGATTTTGGCAGCGACACTTATGTCACCTGCAATCAC TGTGCTGTGTAATGACATCCTGGGTCTGAAGGTGGCAGGAGATCCGGTTCTGACCCCTAACTCTGTATGTCTGCGGCTGGCGGGCCTGAGCAAGCGTCAGATTCGTCTGTGTGTGCAAAGCCCCGACGTGACGGCCTCTGCTCTGCAGGGCATCCAG GTGGCCATCCACGAGTGCCAGCACCAGCTCAGAGACCAGCGGTGGAACTGTTCTGCTCTGGAGAGCCACAGCAAGCTGCCCCATCAGAGTGCCATCCTCAACAGAg GCTTCAGGGAGAGtgccttctctctgtccctgctggCAGCGGGTGTGGCCCACTCCGTGGCTTCCGCCTGTAGCCTAGGCAAGCTCCGGGGCTGTGGCTGCGAGGCCAAGCGTCGCCTGGACGAAGATAAGATTCGCCTCAAACTCACCCAGCTGCAGCTGCAGACCCTCCAGAGGGGAGGAGCCAGAGTGGGCATGGGAGTGGGTGGGGGAGGAGGGGCACACCCCCAGGAGATCAGAGATGTGCCAGCCAGCCTGCGTTCTGGTTctacccacccctcctccctcctcaagCCCCTACCAGAGGACCTCAGCCCCCTGCAGGAGACCTGGGAGTGGGGGGGCTGTAGCCATGACGCCCGCTTCGGGGAGAGATTCTCCAGGGATTGGTTGGACTCCCGGGGCTCCCCACGGGATATCCACGCCCGCATGAGGATCCACAACAACAGGGTTGGCCGACAG CTAGTGACTGACAACATGAAGAGGAAGTGTACATGCCACGGCACGTCAGGCAGCTGCCAGTTCAAGACCTGCTGGTATGTGTCCCCAGAGTTCAGACTGCTGGGGTCTCTGCTCAGGGACAAGTTCCTCTCCGCCATCTTCATTAACTCCCAGAACAAGAACAACGGGGTGTTCAACCCCCGGGTCGCAGCCGGGAATGGTGCCTCGAATGGGGTCAGGAACGGGGCCGAAGGGGGTACTGGGTCTGGGGGCGCGGGGAGCCCAAACAATGGGGGTCGGCGGAGGAGCGGTGTGTCACGTGAGCTGGTCTACTTTGAGAAGTCGCCAGACTTCTGTGATCAGGAGCCATCCCTGGACTCTCTGGGTACTCAGGGCCGTATTTGCAACAAGACCAGCCACAGCATGGACAGCTGCGGGTCGCTGTGCTGCGGAAGGGGACACAACATCCTGAAGCAGACACGTAGTGAGAGGTGCCACTGCCGCTTCCACTGGTGCTGCTACGTGCTCTGTGAGGAGTGCAGCGTCACAGAGTGGGTCAACGTCTGCAAGTAG